The Salicibibacter halophilus DNA window TCAAGATGTTGCATTTAACATGGTTCGCCTTTTTTGTTGCCTTTTTTGCCTGGTTTAATATGGCACCATTGGCTTCTTCGATGATGGATGATATGGGGTGGTTAACAGCAGAACATATTGCAGCGTTAGGGATTATTAACGTCATATTAACGATCCCCGCGCGGATCATTATTGGTTCACTTTTGGACAGATATGGCCCTAGGGTCGTCTTCTCTACTTTACTTGTCGTTATGTCGATTCCGACTTTCATTTTTGCCTTTGGAGACACTTGGGCGCAGCTTGTTATTTCACGTTTGGTCTTAGGGAGCATTGGGGCAAGTTTTGTCATTGGCATTCGTTTGGTGAGCGAATGGTTTCCGCCAAAAAGTGTAGGTTTTGCCGAAGGAATCTATGGCGGATGGGGGAACTTCGGATCATCCGCAGCCTCGATGATGCTTCCCTGGCTCGCGTTGACGATATTTGGCGGAGCAGAAGGCTGGAGGTACGCAATGGTATTTACCGGTCTTGTCTGCCTCACCTATGGCTTTGTTTATTACAAGAAAGTGAGGGATACGCCGGAAGGACGACCGTTAATCAAACCGAAAAAAGCTGCTGCAATGGAAGTGAGCTCATGGAAAGATATGGCACAGTTGATTATATGGACGATTCCGATTGGCGGAGCAGTTGCGTTAAGTTTTTGGCGGATCGAAGAAATGGGTTTTATCTCCATGCAACTTTTATATATCATTTGGGGCATCGTAGCGTTAGCTTTCTTCTTTCAGGTCTACCAAATCTTAAAAGTAAATGTTCCTATCTTGAAAAAAGGTGTTCCTAAAGAGGACACATATCGTTTTAAAAATGTAGGTGCATTAAACAGCACGTACTTCGCCAATTTCGGGGCGGAACTCGCGATTATTTCCATGCTTCCAATATTTTTCCAGCAGACGTTCTCCCTCTCTCCAGCTTTAGCAGGCATTGTCGCGGGAAGTTTTGCTTTCATTAGTCTGGTTGCAAGGCCGCTGGGTGGGGTTTTATCCGACCGAATGGGGAGCAGAAGAAATGTTATGCTTATTTACATGCTAGGGATTTCAGTAGGGCTTGTCGGAATGGGCATGATCGATTCCAGCTGGCCCATTATCCTGGCATTGGCAATGATGATTTTCACCTCGATGTTCGTTAGCGGAGGGGAAGGTGCTACGTTTGCAATGGTTCCCATGGTGAAAAAGAGGATCACCGGTCAAGTGGCCGGCATGGCTGGCGCTTATGGAAATGTGGGTGCTGCCTTTTATTTAACACTTTTTACGTTCGTTACTCCACAGCAGTTCTTTTTTATACTGGCTGCTGGTGCATTAGTAAGTTTTACCATTTGCTATTTCACCTTGGAAGAACCGAAAAATTCATTTGACGATGAGTACTACTTAACGGAAAGTGAAGCTAAATCACTAACGCAACAGGAGACAGTGCCAACGAAAGAGCATGCATACGCATCAAATGTAAAAAAGTGAAAGAAAAGAGAGAAAGCGGGGCAGGAGAACCATGACAGTTTTAATCATTCAACCAATGGATATGGTCCCGGCGGGCGAGCTTTTATACAGAATCCAGGCCTGTGGAAAAGAAGCAAAAATCTGTCGGATCGATCAAAATGAACCTTTACCCGACAGTCTGGAAGCTTTTGATTCTCTCGTTATTCTTGGGGGGACCATGAGTGCAAACGAGGGGAATGATTATCCTTTTATAGAAAAGACTATTTCAACAGTGCAGAAGTTTCATGCAGCGAAAAAACCTGTCCTCGGCATTTGTCTTGGGGCGCAAATTATCGCACAAGCCTTTGGGGCTGCCGTGGGTAAAATGGGGGAAACAGAGTTTGGAGTAACACCTCTTGCAAAAACGGAAGAGGGCACAATGGACCCTGTATTTTCCCGGTTGCCGGACCAATTTTCATTTATGCAGTTTCATGAAGATTCTTTTGCCTTACCTACCGAGGCAATACGTTTGGCGACCGGAAAATATTGTATCAATCAAGCGTATCGAATCGGATCAAAAACCTATGGCGTTCAATTCCATCCGGAAGTGAATGCTTCCATCGTGGATCGCTGGTATGTTGATAAAAAGGAAACCATTGAAAATATTCAACCGAGCCGGTCCATGACCGATATTCATAAGCATTTGTCCCCAACAAAAAAATGGGCACACGGTATATTCGATGACTGGCTTGCGCTTGCATAGTTACATTCGAAACGGGAAGCGATGGCCTAGGTTCAATCGCTTCCCGCATTGCATTCAATCATTTTCAATAACTTCCACTTCGTGCACAAGGCATACGATGCATTCCTCTAGCGGTGACATGCGGTTGGATATAATAGGTAGGGAGGAAACTGGGCAACGATCATCACGATGGCGGTGGCAGTCAGTAGAAATTTCGGAATACGCAAGGTCGGTAGCTGATCTTCAGAGATTGCTTCAAGAATGTGAATGCCGATAAGCCGATAATAAGTGCCAGAGTGATGAACGATATCGCATTCGCAATGATGACCATTGGTGTTTAAGCGGTCTTTCTGCTGCGGAATATAAAGAAGATGATAGCTCCGGCAATGATTACGCCTATAGCGCCAATCAGCAATCCTCCTGCGCCGCCCTCATCGCCACCTTCAGCTGTTTCGCCAGCAGCGCTTTCTTCTTCTTCAGGGGTTCCTTCTGTTGCTGCCTCTTCTTCTGCAGCATTTTCTTCCTCAACGGATGCATCGGCATCTACGCTAAAAGTGAATTCCTCTTCGGTCGTATGACCATCCTCCGCGAGCACGGTCATGTCCACCGTATAATCTCCGGATGGTAGAGGTTCATCCAGGGTAGCGATATAATCATCTCCCTCAATGGTTTCATCCGCAAGTTCATGTTCGTTCCCTTCTTCATCGGTAACCGTAGCCGTTGTCGCTGATTCAATGCCTGAATCGAAGAAAGCTGTGATCGTGGCAACTTCTTCTTCAACAGTCTCGCCATCCTCGGGGTCGTAACCTTCAGGATGTGCGTGTCCGAAAGTCGTGGATGCGAAGGCGAGTGACATCAAAAACGTAGCTATAAATATGTAAAAATATTTCAATTATTATCCTCCCAAACTTTTTAATCATGGCATGTCCATTTTCTACGGTAAGCTTAACATATAGGTATGTGATGATCTTGTAAAATAAAACAATTTCATACAATATTCATTTAGTAAAACCGTGTTTTTGTCTCTCGAAGCTAATGTCGATGTCGTGTTTAACCTAACGATTAAACAGTGTTCATTGAACAAGTCTAACTCGGACAATTTCTACTGGAAATCTGAGAATGTTGTCCGAATACAAGTAGAGTTCGGACAGTTTTTTGGGAAAACTTCGAGGAAATGTCCGAAGTAGCGCGCAGCTCGGACACATTTTCAAGAAAGCGTCCAAGAATGTCCGAACAGCCCTCACTGCGCTTTATTGCAATATCATAAACAAGGTGAAAACGTAAATAGCTGTAGCCGGGTATGAGGAAGTTTATCTTTCAAGTTCACTGGAAGTCAGCAAAAACCACCCCTGGCAGGGTGGTATTGAGCGTCTCTACCGTGATATCAAGCCAAGTATCACATGATTACCCGGATCACCCCAAATTACTCCACTTGAAAATATGCTATACGTATACTATTTGGCTAAACTCAATGTCGTCGCTTATATTGAATACCTTGCTTCATTGCTATTTTTAGCTGCAAAAACGTCTAGATGTGGGGTCTGGGCGTTTTTTGTATATTCTTTTGTTTGGGATACGCTCTAATCACCAAAACCCATAGAGCCAAGTGACCCTTCGTATGTTTGTAGGGAACCATGCGCAAGATGGTTCTCATGAATTCCTATTGGACAACTATCATGGAAAATCATACTAGGTGTTCATTTTTTCAATATTTGATCAGCTATATGCGGGAGGGCTGTCTGCGATTGGACACCCCTCCTTCTTTTTTATAACTCATCAAACCCGTTATCGGCGTCGACTTTTTCGTAGCTGCGGTTGCGAGCCTCGAAAAAATCGGTTTTTGTTGAGTCGAAATTGTCGACGAAGGCTTTGATCCAGGGCATGACGTTTTCGTGGGCATCTGGATAAAGCGGGTCCAATCCAAGCATCTTTAACATTTTGTTGGCACGGTATTGGATATACGTGTGCATTTCATCCAGATCAATGCCGAAGATGTCATCGAGCACTTCATTGGACCAAGCGATTTCTGATTCAACCGCGTGTTGGAACTCATTTTTTACAAACTCCGTGAATTCCGGCGTATTTAAATGCGGGTTTTCGCCAAGGATGGCACGCAATAACTCGGACATGAATTTGCCGTGCACGAGCTCATCACGGTTAATAAAGCTGATGATTTGTGCGGTTGCGTTCATCTTTTGCTGTCTGGCCAGGTTGTAAAAGAAGGCAAAGCCGCTGTAAAAGAAGATGCCTTCCAAGATAAGCGAATACACGATGACGTTGACGAGTTTTTCTTCCGTCGGGTTTTCAATAAAGTCGTTATACGCGTCCATGATTCGTTGATTCCGCGAGATGATCGTTGGATTCGTTCTCGCGTCTTCAAAAATTTGTTTTTGTTCTTCGAAGCCGAATAAACTGGAAAGCACGTAAGAGTAACTCTCGTTGTGAACGACTTCCTGTTGAGCGATAACGGCGGCAATCGCGTGCACGCTGTCATCGCTGACATATTCACTTACGCCATGAATGAGTCGTCCTTGCGGTGTGTCCAGGGTGGCAAGGAGGCCGATCGTTAGCTTGTAGGCGCGCAACTCTTCTGAAGACAATTCCATGATGGATTTATGGTCCGGGCTCATATTCACTTCATGCGGGATCCAGAAATTAGATAATAACTCCCGGTACGTGCGGTAAAAAGAAGGGTATGGAATGTCGTTCCAGTTTAGAATGCCGCTGGACGCTCCGTTAATAATGCCGGTGGACCGCACCGGATTTGCCGGGTCCATAATCGCTACTTTTTCCATGAGTTTGCTCATTATCAATCGCCTCCAACCAATTATCGATTTTTTTTTCGTCGCTTCTCGCGGGCATCTGTTCAATTTCCAACACGGGATAGGGGCTTTGATAATGTTTAGCCACCGTGTGAGCGGCCAGGCAATACGTTTCTCCCCATTGCGTGTCCCCGGTGCCGAAAGCAGCGATTTGCTTATCCGGGAACGCGTAGGTCTCCATTAACTCCTCAACCGGTTCCGGAGGGAGGTGGGCATCATCCGTGTACGTGCCAATGAAGAGGCTTTCGTATTGTTGGATCACCTCCTCGGCATCTGCAATGGAGAGGTCAAGAAAAGACTGTAAAGGCATGCGTTTGACGTGAGCGCCATCGTATTCCAGTATTTGATGAATAAACATGGAAAGTTGTGCCGTATTGCCGCTTAAAGATTCGTATAAAATGCATGCACTTCGGAGCGCCATTAGCTTTGGCACCATTCGCATTCACGGATATCCACTTTGCTGCTGCGCACATAATACGTCGTTTTCAGCCCCGATTTCCAAGCAGTTAAGTGCAAATCAAGCAATGTTTTCGCCTTGATGGAAGCCGGGACATAAAGGTTAAAGGATTGCGATTGGTCTACGTGTTTTTGCCTTGCAGCGTTGTGGCGGATGCTCGCGAATTGATCTTGTTGGAACGCGTTTTTCTCATAGTATTTGTAGTTTTCCCCGTCAATATCAGGCGCAGTCACGGTCACGCGGTAATCTTTTTTCTCCTCCACGTAGCTTGCCCCAAAGAACGGATCAATGCCTTGCGTGCTGCCGGCAATCAGGGCTGTGCTGCTATTTGGCGCGACGGCCATCAAGTAGCCGTTGCGAATGCCGTTTTCCCGGACTTGGCCGGCCAACTCTTTCCAATGATCGTTGCCCGCGAAGGAAGTATCTTCATCTTGGTCAAAATAACCGTGCCGTTCAAAATAGCGTCCGTTCTCCCATTCCGAACCTGGAAAAGCAGGGTATGCCCCTTTTTCAATCGCGAGGTCCGCGCTTGCCTGAATAGTGCGATAGGCTATATCTTCGTAGACCTGATCCGCGAGTTTTTCCGCTTCGGGATCATCCCACGCGATATGGTTTTGGGCGAGGAGATGGTGCCATCCGAACGTTCCCAAGCCGATAGCCCGGTATTTATGATTGGTCATTTGCGCTTGCACGACCGGAAGCTGGTTGATATTGATGACGTTATCGAGCATCCGTACCTGAATCGGGATCAAACGCGGGAGAACATCGGCTCTGACGGCCCGTCCCAGATTGACCGATGAAAGGTTGCAAACGACAAAGTCGCCCGGTTTTTTGCGAACGAGAATTTCCCCGTTATCTTGGATTTGCTCGATGACGACTGTCTCGGACATATTTTGCATGATTTCCGTGCAAAGATTGGAGCTGTAAATGATGCCTTCATGTTTGTTCGCGTTCATGCGGTTTACTTCATCGCGATAAAACATGTACGGCGTGCCGGTTTCCAATTGCGATTGCATGATACGCTTCATGACATCGATCGCATTTACTTTTTTGCGGCTCGTCAGTTCATTGGACTGCACGCATTGTTCATAGCGTTCCCGGAACGTGCCGTTTCCTTTTTCTTCGTCATAGGAGTCTTCCAGCGACCAGCCGAAGACTTTGCGCACTTCGTGAGGGTCAAACAGATACCAATCGCCGCGCGCCTCGACTGCTTCCATGAATACGTCAGGCAAAGTGACACCGGTAAAAACATCATGGGCGCGTTTGCGTTCATCTCCGTTATTCAAACGCAGATCGAGAAATTCAAAAATATCCGCGTGCCACACATCGAGATAAACAGCGACAGCGCCTGCACGCGTGCCGAGCTGATCGACGCTCACGGCTGTATTGTTGATTTGGCGGATCCAGGGAACCACGCCTGAAGAAGTATTTTTATACCCGCGAATGTCTGAGTTGGCGGCGCGAACTTTTCCGATGTAAACCCCAACGCCTCCGCCGTACTTGCTGACATTGGCAATGTCGGTATTGCTGTCGTAAATGCCTTGCAGGCTGTCGTCCACCGTATCAATAAAACAGCTGGACAGCTGCCCCGCTTTCTTGCCGGCGTTGGCAAGTGTCGGAGTTGCCACTGTCATATAGAGATTGGATAACGCCCAATAAGCCTCTTTTACAAGTCCCATGCGTTTGGAGCGGTCTTCTTGGGACATGAGCGTGAGCGCGATGGTGAGCCATCGTTCTTGCGGCAGTTCGTAGACCTCCTTCCCATCAAAGCCTTTTGCGAGATAGCGGTCGTTTAAAGTGCGCAAACCGGCGTATGTAAGAAGGTGGTCTTTTTCAGGATCAATAAACGAGGATGCTTCTTCAATCTCCTCGCGCGTGTAGTCCCGGAGAATCGTCGGGTCATAGATCCCCAACTGGCCGAGGCGTTTTTGCAGACCGTAATAGCTGCCGTATTTCTGCTCGGCATCGTAGCTTCGGTTGTATGCCGCTTTTTTGTACAAATCCTTGAGGAAAATTTTTGTGGCCGCGTACGTCCATTCCGGCATGTCGACGTCGTTGTTTTCCGCGGCGGTCAAGAGTAATAACTGGGTGATTTCTTCAGCGGAAAATTGCTCCTTTGCCTCAATTGTTTTCATGACTTTTTCTTTGTACTGATCAATATAAGATGGAATTCGGATGTCAGCCGTGACTTCGTCAATAAATGTATACAGGCGTTCGCGATCAAATGGCATGGAGCGTGAACCGCCCGCCTTTGTAATTTTCGTTGTAACTGTTGTCATGATTCGCCACTTCCAATCTTTCGATTATGTACCAACTATACCACATATAGTAGGGGAGTTAAACATCGGACACAACAAATTGTGTTTTGGGCGGTTCGAAAAAAAGCATATGCACGTCCATCACGGCAAATTTCGAGGAAAAAATTTATTTTTTTCTTTTATAGATAAAGGAAAGATAAAACAATCAACGTCATTCCAAGCAATACATAAACGATGGCTACAAACCAATCCCGTTTTGCTTGTTTAAAATAATGGGTGCCGAGTAAACAGAGCGCCGCTCCGAACAGGATGATGCCACTGATCATATGTAAAAAAGCGATGAGGACAGAGAGGATGATAACGGCGACGCCGATATGTTTAAACAAAACGAAAGAGCCTCCTTGGGTCCTGCCAGAAAAAAACAACGAGAAGAAGCTTCCCGTCGTTTCCTTATTAATCGTCAACATCATACGTTTTTTTAAATGCATTACCCTGGTCAATATTCCAACTGTCATTCTACCGAAATTGGCATGATTTGTCGATTTGTTTTTTATTAATTTTTCTTTTCAATAGCAGGATATCAGGATGGCCGGCGACGAACATATCAATAGCGAGTGTTCGGCTGTTGCAACCGATAAACAGAGAGGATAAACTTTATAATAAGGAAAGGGGAAACTTTAATGACGGCGGAAGGCATCCCGGTTCAAGTGTCGATGAAAACCGAAGTTCAACAGGGCGGAGAACGAAAAGATATCCACGTGAACGGAAAAGGCGAGCTCGTGGAAAAGGAACGGAGCACTTATGTGACGTTTACGGAACAATTGCAAGATATCGGGGAAGTGAAAACCGTTATAAAAATTCAGCGGCGATCCGAACTTACCATTATTCGTTCGGGCGCAGTTTCCATGCGGCAGGCCTATGTGGAAGGGGAAGAGAAATCAGGCTCTTACGGAACCCCTTACGGCACGTTTGAAACATTGGCAAAAACAAAGCAAGTCGACGTGGAGTATCCAAATGAATCGCTGTTAAATGTTACATTGGATTATGATTTGGAATTACAAGGACAACTCGCCGGAAGTTATCAGGTGGCGATTGACGTTAAGGAGTCGTAAGCAAATGAACATCTTGGATGAAATGAAACAAAAGATTAGAGAAACATTAAGGGAAGCTGTCATATCGAAAGGCTTTGCAAAAGAAGAAGAGATTCCGGAAATTATATTGGAAACGCCCAAAGACAAAAACCATGGCGATTACGCGTCGAACGTCGCAATGCAACTCGCGCGCGTGGCGAAAAGGAACCCGCGGGAAATAGCGGAAGGAATTGTGGAACATTTCGATAAGGAGAAAGCCTCCGTGCGCACCCTTGAGGTGGCCGGTCCGGGGTTTATTAATGTTTTCCTTGATCAGAGATTCCTCCGTCAGGTCCTCCCGACGGTTCTTCGCGAGGGTGCGGCTTACGGAAGGTCCAATGCAGGGGAAGGAACCTCTGTGTTGGTCGAGTTTGTTTCGGCAAACCCGACGGGAGCGTTGCATCTCGGCCATGCACGCGGCGCCGCCGTCGGTGATTCCCTTTGCAATATTCTTGATATGGCAGGGTACAATGTTGGCCGCGAGTACTATATAAACGACGCCGGCAACCAAATCGACAAATTGGCGCTGTCTTTGGATATCCGGTATTTGCAAGCGCTCGGCAGGGAAGCTGACATGCCCGAAGATGCTTATCAGGGGCCTGATATCGTTGGCATTGCAGAGCAGGTGGTGCAAGAACACGGCGAAGCATTGGCTGCTTTACCGGAGCAAGAGAGACGGGAACGATTTCGGGAACTGGGCCTTGATTATCTGCTTGAAAAATTGAAGGGCGACCTAAAAGATTTTCGTGTTTCTTTTGATACGTGGTTTTCCGAAACTTCGTTGTATACGGCGGGAAAAGTGGAGGAGACGCTCGAGACGTTGCGGACAAACGGGGAAGTCTATGATGAAGATGGCGCGACGTGGTTTGAATCGACGCGTTATGGCGATGATAAAGATCGCGTCCTCGTAAAAAATGACGGATCCTACACGTATTTGCTCCCGGACATCGCCTATCATAAAGACAAGCTGGACCGCGGTTTTGATAAGCTTGTTGACTTGTTCGGCGCTGACCATCATGGCTATATCGCTCGCATGCATGCGGCGATCCAAGCGCTTGGATATCCGAAAGAGAAGTTGGATTTTCAAGTCGGGCAAAACGTCAATCTCGTAAAGGGCGGCGAACGCGTTAAAATGAGCAAGCGAACGGGGAACGCTGTAACGATGCGAGAGCTGGCCGAAGAAGTGGGATTGGACGCGACCCGTTACTTTTTTGCCATGCGCAGTGTGGACACACACTTGGATTTTGATATGGACTTGGCCGTCGAGGAATCCAATGAGAACCCCGTCTACTACGTGCAATATGCCCACGCCCGGGTGAGCAGTTTATTAAACCAGGCAGAAGAGAAAGGGGTCGCTTATGATCCGGAAGCAGTCCTCGATTTAACATTGATTGATTCCGAGAAAGCATATGAGCTATTGAAAAAAATCGGCGAGTTCCC harbors:
- a CDS encoding MFS transporter, which translates into the protein MRVRDLFTFKDEKIKMLHLTWFAFFVAFFAWFNMAPLASSMMDDMGWLTAEHIAALGIINVILTIPARIIIGSLLDRYGPRVVFSTLLVVMSIPTFIFAFGDTWAQLVISRLVLGSIGASFVIGIRLVSEWFPPKSVGFAEGIYGGWGNFGSSAASMMLPWLALTIFGGAEGWRYAMVFTGLVCLTYGFVYYKKVRDTPEGRPLIKPKKAAAMEVSSWKDMAQLIIWTIPIGGAVALSFWRIEEMGFISMQLLYIIWGIVALAFFFQVYQILKVNVPILKKGVPKEDTYRFKNVGALNSTYFANFGAELAIISMLPIFFQQTFSLSPALAGIVAGSFAFISLVARPLGGVLSDRMGSRRNVMLIYMLGISVGLVGMGMIDSSWPIILALAMMIFTSMFVSGGEGATFAMVPMVKKRITGQVAGMAGAYGNVGAAFYLTLFTFVTPQQFFFILAAGALVSFTICYFTLEEPKNSFDDEYYLTESEAKSLTQQETVPTKEHAYASNVKK
- a CDS encoding type 1 glutamine amidotransferase, producing MTVLIIQPMDMVPAGELLYRIQACGKEAKICRIDQNEPLPDSLEAFDSLVILGGTMSANEGNDYPFIEKTISTVQKFHAAKKPVLGICLGAQIIAQAFGAAVGKMGETEFGVTPLAKTEEGTMDPVFSRLPDQFSFMQFHEDSFALPTEAIRLATGKYCINQAYRIGSKTYGVQFHPEVNASIVDRWYVDKKETIENIQPSRSMTDIHKHLSPTKKWAHGIFDDWLALA
- a CDS encoding ribonucleotide-diphosphate reductase subunit beta yields the protein MSKLMEKVAIMDPANPVRSTGIINGASSGILNWNDIPYPSFYRTYRELLSNFWIPHEVNMSPDHKSIMELSSEELRAYKLTIGLLATLDTPQGRLIHGVSEYVSDDSVHAIAAVIAQQEVVHNESYSYVLSSLFGFEEQKQIFEDARTNPTIISRNQRIMDAYNDFIENPTEEKLVNVIVYSLILEGIFFYSGFAFFYNLARQQKMNATAQIISFINRDELVHGKFMSELLRAILGENPHLNTPEFTEFVKNEFQHAVESEIAWSNEVLDDIFGIDLDEMHTYIQYRANKMLKMLGLDPLYPDAHENVMPWIKAFVDNFDSTKTDFFEARNRSYEKVDADNGFDEL
- a CDS encoding DUF1934 domain-containing protein, whose amino-acid sequence is MTAEGIPVQVSMKTEVQQGGERKDIHVNGKGELVEKERSTYVTFTEQLQDIGEVKTVIKIQRRSELTIIRSGAVSMRQAYVEGEEKSGSYGTPYGTFETLAKTKQVDVEYPNESLLNVTLDYDLELQGQLAGSYQVAIDVKES
- a CDS encoding class Ib ribonucleoside-diphosphate reductase assembly flavoprotein NrdI — translated: MRMVPKLMALRSACILYESLSGNTAQLSMFIHQILEYDGAHVKRMPLQSFLDLSIADAEEVIQQYESLFIGTYTDDAHLPPEPVEELMETYAFPDKQIAAFGTGDTQWGETYCLAAHTVAKHYQSPYPVLEIEQMPARSDEKKIDNWLEAIDNEQTHGKSSDYGPGKSGAVHRHY
- a CDS encoding ribonucleoside-diphosphate reductase subunit alpha — protein: MTTVTTKITKAGGSRSMPFDRERLYTFIDEVTADIRIPSYIDQYKEKVMKTIEAKEQFSAEEITQLLLLTAAENNDVDMPEWTYAATKIFLKDLYKKAAYNRSYDAEQKYGSYYGLQKRLGQLGIYDPTILRDYTREEIEEASSFIDPEKDHLLTYAGLRTLNDRYLAKGFDGKEVYELPQERWLTIALTLMSQEDRSKRMGLVKEAYWALSNLYMTVATPTLANAGKKAGQLSSCFIDTVDDSLQGIYDSNTDIANVSKYGGGVGVYIGKVRAANSDIRGYKNTSSGVVPWIRQINNTAVSVDQLGTRAGAVAVYLDVWHADIFEFLDLRLNNGDERKRAHDVFTGVTLPDVFMEAVEARGDWYLFDPHEVRKVFGWSLEDSYDEEKGNGTFRERYEQCVQSNELTSRKKVNAIDVMKRIMQSQLETGTPYMFYRDEVNRMNANKHEGIIYSSNLCTEIMQNMSETVVIEQIQDNGEILVRKKPGDFVVCNLSSVNLGRAVRADVLPRLIPIQVRMLDNVININQLPVVQAQMTNHKYRAIGLGTFGWHHLLAQNHIAWDDPEAEKLADQVYEDIAYRTIQASADLAIEKGAYPAFPGSEWENGRYFERHGYFDQDEDTSFAGNDHWKELAGQVRENGIRNGYLMAVAPNSSTALIAGSTQGIDPFFGASYVEEKKDYRVTVTAPDIDGENYKYYEKNAFQQDQFASIRHNAARQKHVDQSQSFNLYVPASIKAKTLLDLHLTAWKSGLKTTYYVRSSKVDIRECEWCQS
- a CDS encoding copper resistance CopC family protein, giving the protein MKYFYIFIATFLMSLAFASTTFGHAHPEGYDPEDGETVEEEVATITAFFDSGIESATTATVTDEEGNEHELADETIEGDDYIATLDEPLPSGDYTVDMTVLAEDGHTTEEEFTFSVDADASVEEENAAEEEAATEGTPEEEESAAGETAEGGDEGGAGGLLIGAIGVIIAGAIIFFIFRSRKTA
- the argS gene encoding arginine--tRNA ligase, which produces MNILDEMKQKIRETLREAVISKGFAKEEEIPEIILETPKDKNHGDYASNVAMQLARVAKRNPREIAEGIVEHFDKEKASVRTLEVAGPGFINVFLDQRFLRQVLPTVLREGAAYGRSNAGEGTSVLVEFVSANPTGALHLGHARGAAVGDSLCNILDMAGYNVGREYYINDAGNQIDKLALSLDIRYLQALGREADMPEDAYQGPDIVGIAEQVVQEHGEALAALPEQERRERFRELGLDYLLEKLKGDLKDFRVSFDTWFSETSLYTAGKVEETLETLRTNGEVYDEDGATWFESTRYGDDKDRVLVKNDGSYTYLLPDIAYHKDKLDRGFDKLVDLFGADHHGYIARMHAAIQALGYPKEKLDFQVGQNVNLVKGGERVKMSKRTGNAVTMRELAEEVGLDATRYFFAMRSVDTHLDFDMDLAVEESNENPVYYVQYAHARVSSLLNQAEEKGVAYDPEAVLDLTLIDSEKAYELLKKIGEFPALVAGAAEQYAQHRIPNYLHDLASVFHSYYNAEKIVDPSAPALTQVRLALAYVTQTVLANGLTLVGVHAPDEM